The following are from one region of the Hyla sarda isolate aHylSar1 chromosome 6, aHylSar1.hap1, whole genome shotgun sequence genome:
- the LOC130277059 gene encoding forkhead box protein A4-like isoform X4 has protein sequence MLNSRVKLEMKDPMDWNSMYSDNEVYSGLHNMNNGLQPTSYISSDVSTVTPTMTFMNNTMAGPVNNMQNNLGSLSSLAHNMGGPMASPASSSAYPLGYCQAESEFQRDPRTYRRNYSHAKPPYSYISLITMAIQQAPNKMMTLNEIYQWIIDLFPYYRQNQQRWQNSIRHSLSFNDCFVKVPRSPEKPGKGSYWTLHPESGNMFENGCYLRRQKRFKCERSRSGSSDLEKKTVKVSDEVAVGLKESPATYDESSSSRSPKTVTNRGESDSLLANIPQTNGVSPACISPNLEQGGPASQLLYPLSLPNDGYLGMVEDPHLKHDPFPGRHPFSITQLMSSEQAQSYSSKIDMCSTANPLVHYPNYTADYHNMTTKSGMDMSTSTNDSYYMYSRPILSSL, from the exons ATGCTTAATAGCAGAGTCAAACTGGAAATGAAAGACCCAATGGATTGGAATTCTATGTACTCAGATAATGAG GTATACTCTGGATTACACAACATGAATAATGGCCTTCAACCCACCTCATATATTTCTAGTGATGTCTCCACAGTAACACCAACCATGACCTTTATGAATAATACCATGGCAGGGCCTGTCAACAACATGCAAAACAACCTTGGTTCTCTTAGCTCTTTGGCACATAATATGGGAGGtcccatggcatctccagcatcATCATCTGCTTATCCACTTGGCTATTGCCAAGCAGAGTCTGAATTCCAGAGAGATCCTCGAACCTACAGAAGGAATTACTCCCATGCCAAACCTCCTTACTCATATATCTCTCTCATCACAATGGCTATTCAACAAGCCCCAAATAAGATGATGACTTTGAATGAGATTTACCAATGGATCATTGACCTCTTTCCCTACTACAGGCAAAACCAGCAACGTTGGCAGAACTCTATCCGCCACTCATTGTCATTCAATGACTGCTTTGTGAAGGTTCCACGCTCTCCAGAGAAACCAGGGAAAGGTTCTTATTGGACTCTCCATCCAGAGTCTGGCAATATGTTTGAAAATGGTTGCTACTTGAGAAGGCAGAAGAGGTTCAAGTGTGAGAGGTCCAGATCTGGGTCTTCAGACCTAGAAAAAAAGACTGTTAAAGTTTCAGATGAAGTGGCTGTGGGTTTGAAGGAGTCTCCTGCTACCTATGATGAGAGTTCTTCCTCCCGATCCCCAAAAACTGTGACAAACAGAGGTGAGAGCGACTCATTGTTGGCAAACATTCCCCAAACAAATGGAGTGTCTCCAGCATGCATTAGCCCTAATTTAGAGCAAGGAGGGCCAGCTTCACAATTATTATATCCTCTCAGTTTGCCTAATGATGGTTACCTTGGGATGGTAGAAGATCCCCATCTGAAACATGACCCCTTTCCTGGCAGACACCCATTTTCTATCACTCAACTGATGTCTTCTGAACAGGCTCAGAGCTACTCCAGTAAAATCGATATGTGTTCAACAGCTAATCCCCTTGTCCACTATCCGAACTATACTGCTGACTATCACAACATGACTACAAAAAGTGGAATGGACATGTCTACATCCACCAATGACAGTTATTATATGTATTCCAGGCCCATACTCAGCTCTCTATGA